Proteins encoded together in one Leptospira semungkisensis window:
- a CDS encoding MotA/TolQ/ExbB proton channel family protein, whose product MILAKTDSLVSIIPPETIPILILLVSIIGFTIIIERLIFFSRWKSISPDDWRRVKDLLREKNLDSAADLMRSLSQGPVSQVLQAGIAQYKRSAASVDDEFITQGLNQIQRMEKFLSPLATIATISPLLGVLGTVLGIIRSFAEGSGTRGAEVGISEALITTAMGLGVAIPAYIFHNFFQKRKEDAIAEMESFSEQALRFLK is encoded by the coding sequence ATGATCCTTGCTAAAACAGATTCTTTGGTTTCCATTATTCCACCGGAAACCATCCCTATTTTGATCCTTCTTGTTTCTATTATAGGATTTACAATCATCATTGAAAGGCTGATCTTCTTCTCTCGTTGGAAGTCCATTTCTCCGGATGATTGGAGAAGAGTGAAAGATCTCTTAAGAGAAAAGAATTTAGATTCTGCAGCGGATCTAATGCGCAGTCTGAGCCAAGGTCCTGTATCTCAGGTTTTGCAAGCTGGAATTGCTCAGTATAAGAGAAGTGCTGCTTCCGTAGATGATGAATTTATTACACAAGGATTGAATCAAATCCAGAGAATGGAAAAATTCCTTTCTCCTCTTGCGACTATCGCAACGATCTCTCCCTTACTTGGGGTATTAGGAACTGTATTAGGGATCATTCGTTCCTTCGCAGAAGGATCCGGAACCAGAGGAGCAGAGGTAGGGATCAGTGAGGCATTGATTACTACTGCTATGGGCCTTGGGGTTGCAATTCCTGCTTATATCTTTCACAACTTCTTCCAAAAAAGAAAAGAAGATGCGATCGCTGAAATGGAGAGTTTCTCCGAGCAAGCACTTAGGTTTTTGAAATAA
- the recN gene encoding DNA repair protein RecN → MLQTLSIRDFALIDSAQIDLRSGLTAITGETGSGKSLLLDAISSLLGGKSSTMDIRTGSDKYCLEAAFDVSGNPSAKHWMEEHGFPLNGHSIVIRKEFSRDGKTKIQINHSLSSVQVLRGLGELLSEVHNQNDQILLLDKTQQLDILDSFAGLVPLRGEVREGFLTYKSLKKRLEELEMNHADKNRKREILQYQIEEIHGANLKEGEKEELSKEEHLLTHGEKLAENLDIITGYLQESESSILGAFPKILAASDKIKTLSNSLEEIDSSLKEVYVTIREINTSAQDQKEEVFFSPERLSHVQSRLDLIQKLKKKYGSSIQEILNTKKKAEDELAALEQNLDSKASLEKEKKRAADKLTQLCLQLSKARREVLNRFETKLKSELEVLGMQGAGLQVVLRWETSSEGEVEAQGKSYLVNEYGLDQAEFYFSPNPGEKPRPLRKIASGGEISRVMLAIKSVLGSNFDGKVLVFDEVDSGLGGEIALDVAKKLRALSKTHQIILVTHLQQIAAAADHHLLVSKHVKDGRTISDAEFLGMEERTLELARMISGQNISKGALNHAKELLKKKAV, encoded by the coding sequence ATGCTTCAAACGCTTTCTATTCGAGATTTTGCTCTGATCGATTCCGCTCAAATTGATTTGAGATCCGGCCTAACTGCGATTACAGGAGAGACCGGTTCTGGTAAGTCCTTACTCTTGGACGCAATCTCCTCTTTGCTTGGTGGCAAGAGTAGTACCATGGATATCCGTACTGGCTCGGACAAATATTGTCTAGAAGCTGCATTCGATGTCTCCGGAAATCCGAGTGCTAAGCATTGGATGGAGGAACATGGATTTCCACTGAACGGGCATTCCATAGTGATCCGAAAAGAATTCTCCCGGGACGGAAAAACTAAGATCCAGATCAATCATTCTCTTTCTTCTGTGCAAGTGCTGAGAGGCTTAGGAGAATTACTTTCCGAAGTTCATAATCAGAATGATCAGATCTTACTGTTGGATAAGACTCAGCAATTGGACATACTGGATTCTTTTGCAGGCCTTGTTCCTCTACGAGGAGAAGTGAGAGAGGGTTTTCTTACGTACAAAAGCCTGAAAAAAAGGTTAGAAGAGCTTGAGATGAATCATGCGGACAAGAACCGCAAGAGAGAGATCTTACAATACCAAATTGAGGAGATCCACGGAGCGAATCTGAAAGAAGGAGAGAAGGAGGAGCTTAGCAAAGAAGAACATCTTCTTACTCATGGAGAAAAGCTGGCAGAGAACCTAGATATTATTACTGGGTACTTGCAAGAAAGTGAATCTTCTATTCTAGGTGCTTTTCCTAAGATACTCGCCGCTTCAGATAAGATCAAAACATTAAGTAATTCTTTAGAAGAAATAGATTCTTCTCTCAAAGAAGTGTATGTAACGATCCGAGAGATCAATACCAGTGCACAAGACCAGAAAGAAGAAGTCTTCTTTTCTCCGGAGAGGCTTTCTCATGTGCAATCTAGACTAGACCTCATTCAAAAGTTAAAGAAGAAGTACGGCTCTTCTATTCAAGAGATCTTAAATACCAAGAAAAAGGCCGAAGACGAATTGGCAGCCTTGGAGCAGAATCTGGATTCTAAAGCTTCTTTAGAAAAGGAGAAGAAACGAGCGGCAGACAAATTGACGCAACTCTGCTTGCAATTATCTAAAGCGAGAAGAGAAGTCTTAAATCGCTTCGAAACCAAGCTAAAGTCCGAGTTAGAAGTCTTAGGCATGCAAGGCGCCGGCTTGCAAGTGGTCCTTCGATGGGAAACCAGTTCGGAAGGTGAAGTAGAAGCACAAGGAAAATCTTATTTAGTAAATGAATATGGATTGGATCAGGCCGAATTCTATTTCAGTCCGAATCCGGGAGAAAAGCCTAGGCCTTTGCGCAAGATAGCTTCTGGAGGAGAGATTTCGAGAGTGATGTTGGCCATCAAGAGCGTATTAGGTTCCAATTTTGATGGAAAAGTTTTAGTTTTCGATGAGGTTGACTCCGGTCTGGGTGGAGAGATTGCTTTGGATGTGGCCAAGAAGCTAAGAGCTCTATCCAAAACGCATCAAATCATTCTGGTAACTCACTTGCAACAGATAGCAGCAGCAGCAGATCACCATCTTTTAGTGAGCAAACATGTGAAAGACGGTCGAACAATCTCCGATGCAGAATTCTTGGGAATGGAAGAGAGGACTTTGGAACTTGCGAGGATGATCTCGGGTCAGAACATATCTAAAGGCGCTCTGAATCACGCGAAGGAATTGCTGAAAAAAAAGGCGGTATAA
- a CDS encoding histidine kinase: MAKSFKQLDAQLSDYIRNRSRISVQSSRMNSKLEKYVLRILTEVLEKLGQSRYIEMLYTITKEMAINGVKANQKRVFFEDLGLDIRNHEHYDKGLAQFKENFSEKMADEYGKRCLARGVFVKINIIYASEGLVVEVINNTPVIEIEEVRMREKMRKAMEYNDIAEFYMDNMDNTEGAGLGIALIMILLKSENIDPNLFRIQTQASETVARVEIPFSDKYVTIRSKEINQVGNHK, encoded by the coding sequence ATGGCAAAAAGCTTTAAACAATTAGACGCCCAGCTCTCTGACTACATCCGCAACCGTTCCCGCATCTCCGTTCAATCCTCTCGTATGAACTCCAAATTGGAAAAGTACGTTCTGAGAATCCTAACGGAAGTTTTGGAAAAACTAGGACAGTCCAGATATATCGAAATGCTTTATACCATCACAAAAGAGATGGCGATCAACGGAGTGAAGGCAAATCAGAAGCGGGTCTTCTTCGAAGACTTAGGATTAGATATTCGTAATCACGAACATTATGATAAGGGCCTAGCTCAATTCAAAGAGAACTTCTCCGAGAAGATGGCGGATGAATACGGAAAACGCTGTTTGGCTCGGGGCGTCTTTGTCAAAATCAATATAATCTACGCTTCCGAAGGATTGGTCGTCGAGGTCATAAACAATACTCCCGTAATCGAGATCGAAGAGGTCCGTATGAGGGAGAAGATGAGAAAGGCAATGGAGTACAACGATATTGCCGAGTTCTACATGGACAATATGGATAATACTGAAGGAGCGGGACTAGGGATCGCTCTTATCATGATCCTTCTCAAGAGCGAGAATATTGATCCGAACCTATTTAGGATCCAAACCCAAGCTTCTGAAACTGTGGCTCGAGTAGAAATCCCGTTCTCTGATAAATACGTAACCATTAGAAGTAAGGAAATCAACCAAGTTGGAAATCACAAATAA
- a CDS encoding SDR family NAD(P)-dependent oxidoreductase: MEITNKTAVVTGSAGGLGKEMAIHFAKLGANIVLSDISGEKLEIAKKEIEALGTKVIAVQTDVSKEKDAEKLMQDAVSAFGSVDIAVLNAGILRDGLLVKADKQTGKVASKLSLAEWQAVIDVNLTGVFLTGREAAVQMINNGIKGVIIPIASVSMHGNPGQTNYSAAKAGVAAMTRLWAKELSRYGIRVAGIAPGFIATEMVMKDMNPEALKKWEAQIPIGRLGRPDEIASTAVFIAQNDLVDGVVLEISGGVKI; this comes from the coding sequence TTGGAAATCACAAATAAGACTGCCGTAGTCACCGGTTCGGCCGGAGGCTTAGGCAAAGAAATGGCGATCCATTTCGCCAAATTGGGAGCCAATATCGTATTATCCGATATCTCCGGGGAAAAATTAGAAATCGCTAAAAAAGAGATCGAGGCATTGGGTACGAAAGTCATCGCAGTGCAAACGGACGTCTCCAAGGAAAAGGATGCAGAAAAACTGATGCAAGATGCAGTCTCCGCATTTGGTTCCGTAGATATTGCGGTTTTGAATGCAGGGATATTGAGAGACGGTCTCCTCGTTAAGGCTGACAAACAAACCGGAAAGGTAGCGTCCAAGCTTTCTTTGGCGGAATGGCAAGCAGTCATCGACGTAAACTTAACAGGAGTCTTCTTAACTGGTAGAGAAGCTGCCGTTCAAATGATCAATAACGGAATCAAGGGAGTGATCATCCCGATTGCTTCGGTATCCATGCACGGAAATCCAGGGCAGACCAATTATTCCGCTGCCAAAGCGGGAGTAGCAGCTATGACCCGCCTCTGGGCCAAGGAACTCAGTCGATATGGAATCCGAGTCGCAGGAATCGCTCCAGGATTCATCGCTACAGAAATGGTAATGAAAGACATGAATCCGGAAGCCCTCAAAAAATGGGAGGCTCAAATCCCAATCGGAAGACTGGGAAGACCGGATGAGATCGCCAGCACCGCTGTGTTCATCGCTCAAAACGATTTGGTGGACGGAGTGGTTTTAGAAATATCCGGAGGGGTAAAGATCTAA
- a CDS encoding ArsR/SmtB family transcription factor has product MAAQKLDIKKTHLDSTIRGLKAVAHPDRLKILLHLSKKEHSVGELVDALGISQSAASQHLSKMKEAGYLGSKKVSNQVFYSIKDAKFKAFAKSLLQIFSK; this is encoded by the coding sequence ATGGCAGCCCAAAAGTTAGACATTAAAAAAACTCATCTGGACTCTACTATCCGCGGCTTGAAAGCGGTAGCGCATCCAGACAGATTGAAAATATTACTTCATCTTTCTAAAAAAGAACACAGCGTAGGCGAGTTAGTTGATGCGTTAGGCATCAGCCAATCAGCAGCGTCCCAACATCTAAGCAAAATGAAAGAAGCCGGATACCTAGGTAGCAAAAAAGTCTCTAACCAAGTCTTCTACTCGATTAAAGACGCTAAATTCAAAGCTTTTGCAAAATCCTTACTTCAGATCTTTTCTAAGTAA
- the rfaD gene encoding ADP-glyceromanno-heptose 6-epimerase: protein MSMKRVIVTGGAGLIGSNIVRLLNEKGISEILVVDHLGTSSKWKNLRNLEYSDYLEKEEFLEKVQKGKIVKDYTHIFHLGACSSTTETDASYLIRNNFEYTKILAEESLRKKVKFLYASSAATYGDGKFGYDDQSDIHPLKPLNMYGYSKHLFDLYAQRKGFLDKITGVKYFNIFGFGEAHKEDMRSVVLKGYEQILSEGKLKLFKSYRPDYKDGEQKRDFLYVKDAAKISLHLLKKNKFGLYNVGRGVAETWNDLAGALFSALGKPENIEYMEMPETLKAKYQYYTKAETARLLETGYQEGFTDLKTAIADYVSLLRKEEE, encoded by the coding sequence ATGTCGATGAAACGTGTGATCGTTACCGGCGGGGCCGGGTTGATTGGAAGCAATATCGTTCGTCTTTTGAACGAGAAAGGAATTTCGGAAATCTTGGTTGTGGATCATTTAGGAACTTCTTCTAAATGGAAGAACCTTAGAAATCTAGAATATTCCGATTATCTTGAAAAGGAAGAATTCTTAGAAAAAGTCCAGAAGGGAAAGATCGTAAAGGATTACACTCATATCTTTCACTTAGGGGCTTGTTCTTCTACCACCGAGACGGATGCTTCCTATCTGATCCGAAATAATTTCGAGTACACCAAGATCCTTGCAGAAGAGTCGCTTCGCAAGAAGGTGAAATTCTTATACGCTTCTTCTGCGGCCACGTACGGAGATGGAAAATTCGGTTATGATGACCAGTCCGATATTCATCCGCTAAAACCGCTGAATATGTACGGTTATTCCAAGCATCTATTCGATCTTTACGCTCAAAGGAAAGGATTCCTAGATAAGATCACTGGAGTGAAATATTTCAATATTTTCGGTTTCGGAGAGGCTCATAAGGAAGATATGAGGTCGGTTGTGCTAAAAGGATACGAGCAGATCCTATCCGAAGGAAAGCTAAAGCTTTTTAAATCCTATAGACCCGACTACAAGGACGGAGAGCAGAAAAGAGATTTTCTTTATGTAAAGGATGCAGCAAAGATCAGTCTTCATCTATTAAAGAAAAATAAATTCGGTTTATATAATGTGGGAAGGGGAGTCGCGGAAACCTGGAACGATCTTGCTGGAGCACTCTTTAGCGCTTTAGGAAAGCCTGAAAACATAGAATATATGGAAATGCCGGAGACATTGAAGGCAAAATACCAATATTATACGAAAGCAGAAACTGCAAGATTATTGGAGACTGGCTATCAGGAAGGTTTTACTGACTTGAAAACCGCAATAGCGGATTACGTTTCTTTGTTAAGGAAAGAGGAAGAGTAA
- a CDS encoding UbiD family decarboxylase: MSIRSTGDFIRELSRKKELLEIKEEVDPILEIAEIQRRVVAKRGPALLFSNVKGSPFSVATNLYGSENRIKIAFGEEPEKFIQKLAYSAKHLMPPTPKKVWEARSLAWTALKVGLRKVTKAPVLETELENLNVLPALKSWPKDAGRFITLPLVYTESPKTGKGNLGMYRIQFHEPKLTGMHIQIHRGGGFHYSEAEAEGNALPAHIYVGGPPSLTISAVAPLPEEISEFLLASLLMGERLKITRKKNLSSLPIVADADFALIGKIPPKIRKPEGPFGDHYGYYALKHDYPVFQVEKIFARKDAIWPATVVGRPPQEDHWIAEYLQHLLSPMFPIVMPQVKGVWAYEESGVHSLAAAIVKERYKKEAFMGALRILGEGQLSLTKFLVVTDQEVPLQDFRKTFVAALERFQPETDLHIFSNISQDTLDYTGPKVNEGSKAVLLGVGPKTQKLKEKITGTLKNPKFKLPKLYCPGALVVSGPKFKRGDGAAKALLKEDIVKGFSFVFIVDSSEEAVRSDHDFIWNVFTRFEPAADIYGDTETVRNHISFRGPIIIDARLKDWYPPVLEEDPKITKQVDSRFGRLIDSL, from the coding sequence ATGAGCATTCGATCCACCGGAGATTTTATCCGAGAACTTTCCCGAAAAAAGGAACTGTTAGAGATCAAAGAAGAAGTGGATCCTATTCTGGAGATAGCGGAGATCCAAAGAAGGGTAGTAGCTAAACGAGGCCCGGCTCTGTTGTTCTCGAACGTTAAGGGATCTCCTTTTTCTGTAGCAACGAATTTGTATGGCTCTGAGAATCGAATCAAAATTGCTTTTGGAGAAGAGCCAGAAAAGTTTATTCAAAAATTAGCATATTCTGCGAAACATCTCATGCCTCCCACTCCTAAGAAAGTTTGGGAAGCGAGATCCTTGGCTTGGACTGCTCTTAAAGTAGGTCTTCGCAAAGTAACAAAGGCTCCCGTCCTAGAAACGGAATTAGAAAATCTGAATGTTCTTCCCGCTTTGAAATCCTGGCCTAAGGATGCAGGTAGATTCATTACTCTTCCTTTAGTATATACGGAGAGCCCTAAGACCGGAAAGGGAAACCTCGGAATGTATCGGATCCAATTTCACGAACCTAAATTGACTGGGATGCATATCCAGATCCATAGGGGCGGGGGATTCCATTACTCCGAGGCGGAGGCAGAAGGTAATGCATTGCCAGCTCATATTTATGTGGGTGGACCTCCTTCACTAACGATCTCCGCAGTTGCTCCTTTGCCGGAAGAGATTAGCGAGTTCTTACTTGCTTCTCTTTTGATGGGAGAGCGTTTAAAGATTACTAGAAAGAAAAATCTTAGCTCTTTGCCGATCGTTGCGGACGCCGATTTTGCTCTGATCGGAAAGATCCCGCCTAAGATCCGTAAGCCGGAAGGTCCTTTCGGGGATCATTATGGATATTATGCTTTGAAGCATGATTATCCTGTTTTTCAAGTGGAGAAAATCTTCGCTAGAAAGGATGCAATCTGGCCTGCCACAGTTGTAGGACGTCCTCCTCAGGAAGATCATTGGATTGCAGAGTATCTACAGCATCTTCTTTCCCCTATGTTTCCGATTGTGATGCCCCAGGTAAAAGGAGTCTGGGCATACGAAGAATCCGGAGTGCATTCTCTCGCTGCTGCCATTGTCAAAGAAAGATATAAGAAAGAAGCCTTTATGGGTGCTCTTCGTATTTTAGGAGAAGGGCAACTTTCTCTTACTAAGTTCTTAGTAGTGACGGACCAAGAAGTTCCTCTTCAAGATTTCAGAAAGACTTTCGTAGCTGCTCTTGAAAGATTTCAACCGGAAACGGATCTGCATATCTTCTCAAATATTTCTCAGGACACTTTGGATTATACCGGACCCAAGGTGAATGAAGGAAGTAAGGCGGTTCTATTAGGCGTAGGACCTAAGACCCAAAAACTAAAAGAGAAGATCACTGGAACATTAAAAAATCCTAAATTCAAGCTTCCTAAACTATATTGTCCGGGAGCCTTAGTCGTCTCTGGACCTAAATTCAAGAGAGGAGATGGCGCAGCGAAAGCCCTCTTGAAAGAAGACATCGTGAAAGGATTTTCTTTCGTGTTTATTGTAGATAGTTCTGAAGAAGCGGTTCGATCAGATCACGACTTTATTTGGAATGTGTTTACTAGATTCGAACCTGCAGCAGATATATATGGGGATACAGAGACTGTGAGAAATCATATTTCATTTCGCGGTCCGATCATCATAGACGCAAGATTAAAAGATTGGTACCCTCCTGTTTTGGAGGAAGATCCAAAAATCACGAAGCAAGTGGATTCTAGATTTGGTAGACTAATTGATTCGCTTTGA
- a CDS encoding A/G-specific adenine glycosylase, with protein MSAGLKRKDPNQEVHEFDPNTNRKLRNWFVREKRDLPFRKNRTPYSTWVSEIMLQQTRVAAMLPLYEKFMNRFPNPVDLAAAEEEEVFRYWQGLGYYSRAKNLLAGVRKLVNEFDGEFPKTLDETLSLPGIGPYTARAILSISYNLPFAVLDGNAKRVLSRLVMFRESGPKADSTLQKIADSFLNQDFPGDHNEAVMELGARICIPKPLCTQCPLQTDCIAYQNGVQESIPETEKKKKEIPLNIRFYVLKGKQGILLIRYPERRFFKTIYSLPFSFEGQNPYEPDPVLHWDLSASDLGIKFKHTITHHKIQGFVSEIQLDTKVEKEILENFRKIRPSIETKYCEWKDLETEFPSSIARKIKQAFSKQEVILPGLEAKTSSSKRKSK; from the coding sequence ATGTCCGCAGGTCTGAAACGAAAAGATCCGAATCAAGAGGTCCATGAGTTCGATCCTAATACGAACCGCAAGCTCAGAAATTGGTTCGTCCGAGAAAAGAGAGATCTTCCTTTCAGAAAGAATCGTACTCCTTACTCTACTTGGGTGAGCGAGATCATGCTGCAGCAAACAAGAGTAGCTGCCATGCTTCCTCTATACGAAAAATTCATGAATCGATTTCCAAACCCTGTAGATCTTGCTGCTGCAGAGGAAGAGGAAGTATTTCGCTATTGGCAAGGGCTTGGATATTATTCCAGAGCTAAGAATCTTCTAGCGGGAGTTCGTAAACTAGTGAACGAGTTTGATGGAGAGTTTCCTAAAACTCTGGATGAAACTCTTTCACTTCCTGGGATCGGTCCTTATACTGCTCGGGCAATTTTATCTATTTCTTATAATTTACCTTTTGCTGTTTTAGATGGAAATGCTAAGAGGGTTCTTTCTAGACTCGTCATGTTTCGAGAATCGGGGCCGAAAGCGGATTCTACGTTGCAGAAGATTGCGGATTCTTTTTTGAACCAGGACTTTCCAGGCGACCATAATGAAGCAGTTATGGAGTTAGGTGCAAGGATTTGCATTCCAAAACCTTTATGCACCCAATGTCCTTTGCAAACGGATTGTATCGCTTATCAAAATGGGGTTCAGGAGAGTATTCCTGAAACGGAAAAGAAGAAAAAGGAAATTCCTTTAAATATCCGATTCTATGTTTTAAAAGGAAAGCAGGGGATCCTGCTAATACGTTATCCCGAAAGACGATTCTTTAAAACGATCTATTCCTTGCCATTTTCCTTTGAGGGACAAAATCCATATGAGCCGGATCCAGTTCTGCATTGGGACTTAAGTGCCTCCGATCTTGGCATCAAATTCAAGCATACGATCACTCATCATAAGATCCAAGGTTTCGTATCCGAAATCCAACTAGATACAAAGGTTGAAAAAGAAATCTTAGAGAATTTTCGCAAGATCCGTCCTTCTATTGAGACCAAATATTGCGAATGGAAAGATCTGGAGACTGAGTTTCCTTCTTCCATTGCAAGAAAGATCAAGCAAGCGTTTTCAAAACAAGAGGTTATTCTTCCTGGTTTGGAAGCAAAGACCTCTTCTTCTAAAAGGAAAAGTAAATGA
- the queG gene encoding tRNA epoxyqueuosine(34) reductase QueG, with amino-acid sequence MVLESKELLSDLRNIASANGFQLFGVAKAFVPKSDQENILHWVQEGRHGKMDWFPKNMNLRLELEGLGFKPESVIALGALYNDPEYDALNLPYRFSRYAMGEDYHSVLRKKAADLLDFLRKNYPNQKFRQGVDSLPVPEKILAREAGLGWIGKNTNLIHEEYGSFFFISLIFTDLPLQYAASIAKDRCGTCRACIDSCPTGALEPYRIDARKCISYKTIEDRSETVDSLHGWVYGCDICQEICPWNQVKARKKGWKTEIEEFKIRDLFKKDKLSTLEEKEFKASFKDSAVSRISYKQMKRNLSSVTGLKPESPDNL; translated from the coding sequence ATGGTTCTCGAAAGTAAAGAACTTCTAAGTGATCTTCGCAATATTGCAAGTGCGAACGGATTCCAATTGTTTGGAGTCGCAAAGGCTTTCGTTCCGAAATCCGATCAAGAGAATATTCTGCATTGGGTACAGGAAGGCCGTCATGGAAAGATGGATTGGTTTCCTAAAAACATGAATCTGCGATTGGAACTGGAAGGTCTGGGATTCAAACCTGAATCAGTGATCGCGTTGGGTGCTTTGTACAATGATCCTGAATATGATGCTCTCAATCTCCCATATCGTTTTTCTAGATACGCAATGGGAGAAGATTATCATTCCGTTCTGCGCAAAAAGGCCGCGGACTTACTGGACTTTCTTCGCAAGAATTATCCGAATCAAAAATTCAGACAGGGAGTGGATTCTCTTCCTGTTCCTGAAAAAATTTTAGCTAGAGAAGCAGGTCTTGGTTGGATCGGCAAGAATACGAATCTCATTCACGAAGAGTACGGATCTTTTTTCTTTATCAGTTTGATATTTACGGATCTTCCTTTGCAATACGCGGCTTCTATTGCTAAAGATAGATGTGGTACTTGTAGAGCTTGCATCGACTCCTGTCCCACCGGAGCCTTGGAACCATATCGGATCGACGCTCGTAAGTGCATCTCTTATAAAACCATAGAAGATAGATCCGAGACTGTGGATTCTTTGCATGGCTGGGTATATGGTTGCGATATCTGCCAAGAGATCTGTCCTTGGAACCAAGTGAAGGCTCGCAAGAAAGGTTGGAAGACAGAGATCGAAGAATTTAAGATCCGAGATCTATTCAAAAAAGATAAACTTTCTACTCTTGAGGAGAAAGAATTTAAAGCCTCCTTTAAGGATTCCGCAGTGAGTAGGATCTCCTACAAACAGATGAAAAGAAATCTAAGTAGCGTAACCGGATTGAAGCCGGAGTCCCCAGACAATTTGTAG
- a CDS encoding LIC_11502 family protein translates to MQEGKETSLLSLSGGIPLAELLEAAKEAGLDLPKERTRPLGRILLAGLLGALRGFSERRLSPFLPTHKHIFKEIAEELTEVYTFLSEEPNEKLVLQEACNFGIKKVYHLEWKLYSSHELF, encoded by the coding sequence ATGCAAGAAGGAAAAGAAACATCCTTACTTTCTCTTTCGGGAGGGATTCCTCTCGCAGAATTATTAGAGGCCGCAAAAGAAGCCGGTCTCGATCTTCCTAAGGAAAGGACCCGTCCATTAGGTAGGATCCTTCTTGCTGGACTCCTCGGAGCTCTTCGTGGATTTTCAGAAAGAAGACTTTCTCCATTCCTTCCCACACATAAACATATCTTCAAAGAGATCGCAGAGGAACTTACAGAAGTCTATACTTTTCTTTCTGAGGAACCAAATGAAAAACTCGTCCTACAAGAGGCATGCAATTTCGGGATCAAGAAAGTATATCACTTAGAATGGAAACTCTATTCTTCTCACGAGCTATTCTAA
- a CDS encoding DUF350 domain-containing protein: MDFVWKYLSVLGKDLAFFGLGFFIFYIGKKIKDWTEPRKLDEELVKSDNSALALNLSGYYLGIIVIFITIVSHPGGGNDFLSDLFQVAAFSFLGVVLLLISQKINDGLILGGIDAQEEVYEKRNMAVSSVLFGGTIASAFFITAALNGDIGEKVFPNGLGLAVSPVLEKTLIGSILSIIFFSIGQIGMILFAFYYKLWIPYRLRVELEEKQNVAAGVAFAGALLAIGILLTRALFREFESLWHTGILLLLDLGLSFIVIPVLHFFADWVVLPGSTLKEEIERDQNFGAGLLEAVVLVSFSAILFFAV; this comes from the coding sequence ATGGATTTCGTTTGGAAATATCTTTCTGTATTAGGAAAGGACCTTGCCTTCTTCGGCTTAGGTTTCTTCATCTTTTATATCGGTAAAAAGATCAAGGACTGGACGGAGCCTCGTAAATTGGACGAGGAATTAGTCAAATCCGACAATAGCGCTCTTGCCTTAAATCTTTCCGGATATTATTTAGGCATCATCGTCATCTTTATCACGATCGTTTCCCATCCTGGAGGCGGGAACGATTTCTTAAGCGATCTATTCCAAGTGGCAGCGTTCTCCTTTCTAGGAGTAGTTCTACTGTTGATCTCCCAAAAAATCAATGATGGACTCATTTTAGGTGGAATAGACGCGCAAGAAGAAGTATATGAAAAACGTAATATGGCAGTTTCTTCCGTACTATTTGGTGGAACGATCGCCAGTGCATTCTTTATTACTGCTGCTCTGAACGGAGACATAGGGGAGAAAGTATTTCCGAACGGACTTGGGCTTGCGGTCTCTCCTGTTTTGGAAAAGACTCTTATCGGTTCCATCCTTTCGATCATATTCTTTTCGATTGGGCAGATCGGAATGATCTTATTCGCATTTTATTATAAACTATGGATCCCTTACAGGCTTAGAGTAGAGTTAGAAGAAAAACAGAATGTTGCTGCCGGAGTTGCGTTTGCAGGTGCACTTCTTGCGATAGGGATCTTATTGACTCGCGCTTTATTCAGAGAATTCGAATCCTTATGGCATACTGGGATCTTACTTCTTCTGGATCTGGGACTTTCTTTTATCGTGATCCCTGTTTTGCATTTTTTTGCGGATTGGGTTGTTCTGCCTGGTTCTACTCTGAAAGAAGAAATAGAAAGAGATCAGAATTTCGGGGCGGGTTTGCTGGAAGCGGTAGTACTTGTTTCTTTCTCTGCGATCTTATTCTTTGCAGTTTAA